From Myxococcus stipitatus, a single genomic window includes:
- a CDS encoding bestrophin family protein, which yields MIVGRRLSWRIILRYTGRPVALHVLFALVVVLGYKMFSARWLSVPALPVTLLAAALGVLLGFRNNSAYDRWWEARTLWGGVVNWSRSFARQVLTLLPRPNPARELPLTGEALGTVSSRLLRTAVDSPSPLLTAQGTRASDGAVRDRSGRARMPPREGAPSDKVAAVGTMPEAQGEPRGVITDMVEDITEDARELVYAQMGFVNALRCHLRRQDPLPEIVAFFRPAVIEALREEQNVPSAILLWMATRVRRIYGQVSDAQKVVFLHVTLDKTLSELTNLLGACERIKNTPLPRQYDSLLFAMTRAYLVLLPLGVVEDLGWLTPPVTAIIAFLFVGLDEVGRDIETPFEDDVSDTPMTALCRTIEINLRQMLGEPRLPQPVQPQKGLLY from the coding sequence ATGATTGTCGGCCGGAGGCTGTCCTGGCGAATCATCCTGCGTTACACGGGCCGGCCCGTCGCGCTGCACGTCCTCTTCGCCCTCGTCGTCGTCCTGGGCTACAAGATGTTCTCCGCGCGATGGCTGTCGGTGCCCGCCCTGCCCGTCACGCTGCTGGCGGCGGCGCTGGGCGTGCTGCTCGGCTTCCGCAACAACTCCGCCTATGACCGCTGGTGGGAGGCGCGCACGCTCTGGGGCGGCGTGGTGAACTGGTCGCGCTCCTTCGCGCGCCAGGTGCTCACGCTGCTGCCCCGCCCCAACCCCGCGCGGGAGCTGCCGCTGACGGGGGAGGCGCTGGGCACGGTGAGCTCGCGCCTGCTGCGCACGGCCGTGGACAGCCCCAGCCCCCTGCTGACGGCCCAGGGCACCCGGGCCAGCGACGGCGCGGTGAGGGACCGCTCCGGCCGGGCCCGGATGCCGCCCCGGGAAGGCGCCCCATCCGACAAGGTCGCCGCGGTGGGCACCATGCCCGAGGCGCAGGGCGAGCCCCGAGGCGTCATCACTGACATGGTGGAGGACATCACCGAGGACGCGCGCGAGCTGGTCTACGCGCAGATGGGCTTCGTCAACGCCCTGCGCTGCCACCTGCGCCGCCAGGACCCGCTGCCGGAGATCGTCGCCTTCTTCCGGCCCGCCGTCATCGAGGCGCTGCGCGAGGAGCAGAACGTCCCCTCCGCCATCCTCCTGTGGATGGCCACGCGCGTGCGCCGCATCTACGGCCAGGTGTCCGACGCGCAGAAGGTCGTCTTCCTCCACGTCACGCTCGACAAGACGCTGTCGGAGCTGACCAACCTGCTGGGCGCCTGCGAGCGCATCAAGAACACGCCCCTGCCCCGGCAGTACGACAGCCTGCTGTTCGCCATGACGCGCGCCTACCTGGTGCTGCTGCCGCTGGGCGTGGTGGAGGACCTGGGCTGGCTGACGCCCCCGGTCACCGCCATCATCGCCTTCCTCTTCGTCGGCCTGGACGAGGTGGGCCGCGACATCGAGACCCCGTTCGAGGACGACGTCAGCGACACGCCCATGACCGCCCTGTGCCGCACCATCGAAATCAACCTGCGGCAGATGCTGGGAGAGCCACGACTTCCCCAGCCCGTCCAGCCCCAGAAGGGGCTGCTCTACTGA